One genomic window of Pseudopipra pipra isolate bDixPip1 chromosome 17, bDixPip1.hap1, whole genome shotgun sequence includes the following:
- the TNFRSF6B gene encoding tumor necrosis factor receptor superfamily member 6B codes for MPSCHMPSVRHPSKWMFPPLLLFLAELGCNAQPTYPWKDPVTSERLTCHQCPPGTFVFRHCSRDSQTMCEPCPELHYTQYWNYLEKCRYCNVICGEKQVEVQQCDATHNRVCQCQEGYYSDMELCIRHSECPPGSGVEKPGTPFEDTKCHECPPGFFSSNSSTDRCQPHQDCEQQGKVTNVQGNQFHDTLCTSCRLGKGNTTQGPAVEDDCEQAMIDFVVYQNIPVKKLKRLQQILERSPRKQQPWTRAAIQEKFRTFLTHKKEEHYEVIKKLLDALRLVKLHSIEEEVRKRFLLL; via the exons ATGCCATCCTGCCACATGCCGAGTGTGAGGCATCCATCCAAG TGGATGTTCCCCCCTCTCCTCCTATTCCTGGCTGAGCTCGGCTGCAACGCCCAACCCACGTACCCATGGAAGGACCCCGTGACGAGCGAGAGGCTCACGTGCCATCAGTGCCCGCCGGGGACCTTCGTGTTTCggcactgcagcagggacagccagaccATGTGCGAACCCTGCCCGGAGCTGCACTACACGCAGTACTGGAACTACCTGGAGAAGTGCCGGTACTGCAACGTGATCTGCGGCGAGAAGCAGGTGGAGGTGCAGCAGTGCGATGCCACGCACAACCGCGTCTGTCAGTGCCAGGAGGGATACTACTCGGACATGGAGCTCTGCATCAGGCACTCCGAGTGCCCGCCGGGCTCCGGCGTGGAGAAACCAG GTACCCCCTTTGAGGACACCAAGTGCCACGAGTGCCCCCCCGGCTTCTTCTCCTCCAACTCCAGCACTGATCGGTGCCAGCCACACCAGGACTGTGAGCAGCAGGGGAAGGTGACCAACGTTCAGGGCAACCAGTTCCACGACAccctctgcacctcctgcagACTGGGGAAAGGCAACACCACGCAGGGACCAG CTGTAGAGGACGACTGTGAACAAGCCATGATAGACTTTGTGGTGTATCAGAACATCCCCGTCAAGAAGCTGAAGCGTCTCCAGCAGATCCTGGAGCGCTCACCAAGGAAGCAGCAACCATGGACCAGGGCAGCCATCCAGGAGAAATTCCGGACTTTCCTCACTCACAAGAAAGAGGAGCACTACGAGGTCATCAAGAAGCTGCTGGACGCGCTGCGCCTTGTCAAGCTCCACTCCATCGAGGAGGAGGTCCGCAAACgcttcctgctgctctga